The following coding sequences are from one Coffea arabica cultivar ET-39 chromosome 11e, Coffea Arabica ET-39 HiFi, whole genome shotgun sequence window:
- the LOC113719366 gene encoding pentatricopeptide repeat-containing protein At1g26460, mitochondrial-like has product MASMAIFSRSRTLMKILNHHNPHHDFTIFKPISTFPFLSQEAQLAEPPPPPSPSQTTTSTTSTATSLPPNPASGSPLYNQNWRNRYPPSLSENSSSLMPVGIFNQRAGSRSQALSQTLDVQGLMDLFADWMTSQRWNDMKQLFELWVMSLDNNGKPNRPDVSLYNHYLRANLMLGASAAQLLELVSQMDDFNITPNTASFNLVLKSMVQAREIDAAEKLLERMLQTGKEYKESLPDDESYDLVLGMLFATGQIDTAMKFMDVALDNGYMLAMSVFNECVLSCLQRWRLDSLMYIIQRCKKMEQNKALCPSWDLCNHIADVAMQANNSELVFYALEFMARWIRRGQTERPQVLLSVDEGLLVSVLATAGRTYSSKLLDASWSFLKSSLRQKKIPNPESCLAKIYAYSSLGNLPKAFGTLRELEASYSSADNEALEDLFSPFTSLNPLVLACSNKGFATLDEVYYQLENLSQANPPYKSVAALNCVVLGCANIWDVDRAYQTFSAIDASFGLTPDIHSYNSLICAFGKLNKRDEATKVFEHFVSLGVKANATTYCLLVDAHLVKRDSKAAISVIQDMVTAGYEPSKEMLKKIRRRCIREMDYESDEKVVSFASQFKIRMNNESRRNMLFNLDYSTEYA; this is encoded by the exons ATGGCGTCAATGGCGATCTTCTCTCGATCACGAACGTTAATGAAAATCCTAAATCATCATAATCCTCACCATGACTTCACCATATTCAAACCCATTTCCACTTTTCCGTTTCTTTCCCAGGAAGCTCAACTCGCCGAACCACCTCCGCCACCATCTCCGTCGCAAACCACCACCAGTACCACCTCCACTGCGACGTCGCTGCCTCCTAACCCGGCCTCCGGCAGTCCGCTTTACAATCAGAACTGGCGGAACCGTTACCCGCCATCCCTCAGTGAGAATTCCTCCTCCCTAATGCCGGTGGGGATTTTCAACCAACGGGCGGGTTCTCGATCGCAGGCGCTATCGCAGACCCTGGATGTTCAAGGATTGATGGATCTTTTCGCCGATTGGATGACGTCACAGCGTTGGAATGACATGAAGCAGTTGTTTGAGCTGTGGGTTATGTCATTAGATAATAATGGGAAGCCTAATAGGCCGGATGTCAGTCTGTATAATCATTATTTGAGAGCTAATTTGATGCTTGGGGCTTCTGCTGCACAGTTGCTGGAACTTGTTTCTCAGATGGATGATTTTAACATAACTCCTAACACGGCTTCCTTCAATTTGGTGTTGAAATCAATGGTCCAGGCTAGAGAGATTGATGCTGCCGAGAAACTGCTCGAAAG GATGCTCCAGACAGGAAAAGAATATAAGGAATCTCTGCCCGACGATGAGTCATACGACTTAGTTCTGGGCATGCTTTTTGCAACGGGTCAGATTGATACTGCAATGAAGTTTATGGATGTTGCCTTAGATAATGGTTATATGTTGGCAATGAGCGTATTCAATGAATGTGTTCTAAGCTGCCTTCAAAGGTGGAGATTGGATTCATTGATGTATATCATTCAGAGATGCAAG AAAATGGAGCAGAACAAAGCCCTATGTCCCAGTTGGGACTTGTGCAACCACATTGCAGATGTTGCAATGcaagcaaataatagtgaactTGTGTTTTATGCCTTGGAATTCATGGCAAGATGGATTCGTCGAGGACAGACTGAAAGGCCCCAAGTTCTGCTTTCTGTTGATGAAGGACTGCTTGTGTCTGTACTTGCAACTGCTGGTAGAACATATAGCTCAAAGCTCCTGGATGCTTCCTGGTCATTCCTTAAGAGTTCATTGCGCCAAAAAAAGATTCCCAATCCCGAATCTTGCCTTGCAAAGATATATGCCTATTCTTCATTAGGGAACTTGCCAAAGGCTTTTGGTACTCTCCGTGAATTGGAGGCAAGTTATAGTAGTGCTGACAATGAAGCTCTGGAGGATCTATTCTCTCCATTTACGTCTTTGAATCCACTGGTTCTGGCATGCTCCAACAAGGGTTTTGCAACTTTGGATGAA GTTTATTATCAGTTAGAGAATCTGAGCCAAGCCAATCCTCCTTACAAGTCTGTCGCTGCACTTAATTGTGTAGTTCTGGGTTGTGCCAATATTTGGGATGTTGATCGGGCATATCAGACTTTCAGTGCAATTGATGCTAGCTTTGGTTTGACCCCAGATATCCATTCATACAATTCTCTCATATGTGCATTCGGAAAACTCAATAAG AGGGATGAAGCTACCAAAGTATTCGAACACTTTGTAAGTTTGGGTGTAAAAGCAAATGCAACGACTTATTGTCTTCTTGTTGATGCTCATCTTGTTAAGCGAGATTCTAAAGCTGCTATATCTGTGATACAGGACATG GTGACTGCTGGATATGAACCATCAAAAGAAATGCTGAAAAAAATCCGTAGGCGATGTATACGTGAGATGGATTATGAATCTGATGAAAAAGTAGTGTCCTTTGCCAGCCAGTTTAAGATTCGAATGAACAATGAGAGTCGCCGGAACATGCTGTTTAATCTAGATTACAGTACTGAGTATGCATGA